GTAAGCCCGGAGAATCTCCTCGAGCTGTGGCCAGAGCGGGACCGCGCGCTCGGAGCCGGCAGTCTTGAGATCCCGCCAGTGGTTCGGGCGGACGTGAACGCAGCGGTACTTGAACGAGACGTCATCGACCTCGAGGCCGAACAACTCCGACTTCCTGGCGCCCGTGAGAGCTGCGGTGGCCAGGAGGGGATAGATCCACGGATAGGCGTCGGCCGCGACTCGCCCTCCTCCTCCACGGCCGGCACGGCCGGCATCGACCGGTAGTGTTCGGGCTGCCTCGAGCAGCGCTGCGACCTCTGCCGGCTCGAAGTACCGCGCCCGCTTCTTCTCCGGCGTCGGCTTGCCGTAGAGCGAACGGGCGGGGTTTGTTGGCGCCTGATCGAACGAGACCGCGCGAGCGAAGAGATCGCTCAGCGCGTTCAGATACTTCCTGACCGTCGCGTCCGAGAAGGTCCCGCCGCGGCCGTTCGGCGTGCGCCGGAGCACGCGCACCCACCTCGCGACGTCGCGCGTCGTGATCGTGGACAGCTCCCGCTCGGCACCGAAGTGCGCGATCGCAGTCTTGAGCTGGCCCTCAACCATGATGAGGTGACGTGGGGACGTGCCCTCCTCCTGC
This portion of the Gemmatimonadota bacterium genome encodes:
- a CDS encoding tyrosine-type recombinase/integrase, with the translated sequence MATKLANERVKELERLRRGSGLLEETGGATLATYASEHLIRKQEEGTSPRHLIMVEGQLKTAIAHFGAERELSTITTRDVARWVRVLRRTPNGRGGTFSDATVRKYLNALSDLFARAVSFDQAPTNPARSLYGKPTPEKKRARYFEPAEVAALLEAARTLPVDAGRAGRGGGGRVAADAYPWIYPLLATAALTGARKSELFGLEVDDVSFKYRCVHVRPNHWRDLKTAGSERAVPLWPQLEEILRAYLLEREQTGGLGALLFPSHRHEEERMLDNVDRLLDRIGERAGVTHPRLQAFRHSYTAARIQTLERGAPVHIWQVARELGHQSSSMIEERYGHLARVTERSEVVEFQAPPPHHAAQSVPAPPFERT